From Paenibacillus sp. V4I7, the proteins below share one genomic window:
- a CDS encoding GDSL-type esterase/lipase family protein, with product MKLVCFGDSITARTEGHDRSLLTIKLKSKLSEEWEVINAGVPGNNTFDAIERIQKDVLIHNPDIVTVLFGANDAAFHKMVQLLDYKRNLTDIVTILSPKRVILISPAPVDERLQHARTNVVLKQYAEVVREVSLATGSQYVDFFSSMMGFHNLTEILRGHRNDGLHFGELGYDYLSDEISKKILILRGNSFN from the coding sequence ATGAAACTGGTCTGTTTTGGGGACAGCATAACCGCAAGGACAGAAGGTCATGACCGCTCTTTATTAACAATAAAACTTAAATCTAAACTGAGCGAGGAATGGGAAGTCATTAACGCTGGCGTACCTGGTAATAATACTTTCGATGCAATTGAGAGAATTCAGAAAGATGTCTTAATTCATAATCCAGATATAGTGACGGTTCTATTCGGTGCGAATGATGCTGCATTTCACAAGATGGTTCAACTGTTAGACTATAAAAGGAATCTCACTGATATTGTTACGATTCTTTCTCCAAAGAGGGTCATACTTATTAGCCCTGCACCAGTTGATGAGAGGTTACAACATGCTCGAACTAATGTCGTACTTAAGCAATATGCAGAGGTCGTTAGAGAAGTGAGTTTAGCAACAGGAAGCCAATATGTTGACTTTTTCTCAAGTATGATGGGGTTTCATAATTTAACTGAAATATTAAGAGGTCATAGAAACGATGGACTGCATTTCGGTGAACTGGGTTATGATTATTTATCCGATGAGATAAGTAAAAAAATACTGATTTTGCGTGGGAATTCGTTCAACTAA
- a CDS encoding GrpB family protein, whose amino-acid sequence MNKDELGKLYPITVVPYDGNWTLLFKNEKQFLTNLLGSEIALRIEHIGSTAVPNLSAKPTIDILVEIPNESGICELIMSKMNENNYIHMKEQKNHLMFIKGYSPTGLEKESFHIHMGSKDLDFLWDRVYFRDYLRENPTVAKQYEELKHKLAETYKYDREAYTDNKTEFIRQITRLAKERQ is encoded by the coding sequence ATGAATAAAGATGAACTTGGAAAATTATATCCAATAACAGTTGTCCCTTACGATGGAAATTGGACTTTATTGTTTAAAAATGAAAAACAATTTTTAACCAATCTTCTTGGCTCAGAAATAGCTCTAAGAATAGAACATATCGGAAGCACCGCTGTACCAAATTTATCAGCCAAGCCAACAATTGATATTTTAGTGGAGATTCCAAATGAAAGTGGAATTTGTGAACTGATAATGAGCAAGATGAATGAAAATAACTATATACACATGAAAGAACAGAAAAATCATTTGATGTTTATTAAAGGCTATTCTCCGACAGGATTGGAAAAGGAATCCTTCCATATTCATATGGGGTCAAAAGATTTGGACTTTCTATGGGATAGAGTGTATTTTAGGGACTACCTACGTGAGAACCCTACTGTTGCCAAACAGTATGAAGAACTAAAGCATAAATTAGCGGAAACTTATAAGTATGATAGGGAAGCCTACACTGACAATAAAACAGAATTCATTAGACAAATAACCAGATTAGCAAAAGAGAGGCAATAA
- a CDS encoding FAD-dependent oxidoreductase, giving the protein MIRFTRGPWQASLLILLCALLLLAGCMDESEPKSVEKAIPTDPSRPDIVLIGSEIEGIYLADAAREVGLSVVILDPRDEPGGQLIQGEMHYLDETQGGDGKTLLQGKVKELFEAYKLGSIRKGPEFQSYFQKLLDGVPIESGITITSVEFGTDSVTLKKRIQSLKYRTKNGLDKAISAKYWVENSDFATLSSKLGLNRLPGVEVVFGGDKDYMASSLMMKFKNVDWSKFKQEVNKLSNKEREENYGKATTVTDMFTWGFGNVGGRYKPTSSQVFLRGLNTVNQLNGEALINALLVYNVDPSNPESIRKALELGRHETELILQHLRKELPGWENAELNGYPNYLYVRDYDRYETEYVLRASDLMSGRMFADNVSIAGYKLDLQGTQNSVWGKEMGRPDKYGMPLRSFLSKGYANVIVAGKNVGAAGIAYGSARIQPNTSIAGEVIGYLLGYVEEGLLPLTRLTDIQMAEFQKTLKSRGITVTGVEGRNKQNDVDDGIRVLYDRESSQIK; this is encoded by the coding sequence ATGATTCGGTTTACAAGAGGACCCTGGCAGGCCTCGCTGCTTATTCTCCTGTGTGCTCTGCTGTTGCTGGCCGGATGCATGGACGAAAGTGAGCCTAAATCGGTCGAAAAGGCGATTCCCACCGACCCGAGCCGCCCAGACATCGTGCTCATAGGCTCTGAAATTGAAGGCATTTATTTGGCTGACGCAGCCAGGGAAGTCGGCTTGTCCGTCGTAATACTAGATCCTCGAGACGAGCCGGGAGGCCAACTCATCCAGGGAGAAATGCACTACCTGGACGAAACGCAGGGTGGCGACGGCAAAACGCTGCTGCAGGGCAAGGTCAAGGAATTATTTGAAGCTTATAAACTGGGTTCGATCCGCAAGGGCCCGGAGTTTCAGAGCTACTTCCAAAAGCTGTTGGATGGTGTTCCGATTGAGTCAGGCATTACAATCACATCGGTGGAGTTTGGCACAGACTCTGTTACCTTGAAGAAACGGATTCAGTCTCTCAAATATCGAACCAAAAACGGACTGGACAAAGCGATTTCCGCCAAGTACTGGGTAGAAAATAGCGATTTCGCCACTTTGTCGAGCAAGCTCGGCCTGAATCGCCTTCCCGGCGTTGAAGTGGTATTTGGCGGCGACAAGGACTACATGGCCTCTTCGCTAATGATGAAGTTTAAGAACGTTGACTGGTCGAAATTCAAGCAAGAAGTGAACAAGCTTAGCAATAAGGAGCGCGAAGAGAATTACGGGAAGGCAACCACCGTGACGGATATGTTTACATGGGGCTTTGGAAATGTTGGAGGCAGGTATAAGCCTACAAGCTCACAAGTGTTTCTCCGTGGTTTGAATACGGTCAATCAGCTGAACGGCGAAGCTCTAATCAACGCATTATTGGTGTATAACGTCGATCCTTCTAATCCAGAATCTATCCGTAAGGCACTGGAACTGGGCCGGCACGAAACCGAACTTATTTTGCAGCATCTTCGTAAAGAGTTGCCAGGATGGGAGAACGCGGAGTTGAATGGCTACCCGAACTACCTGTACGTCCGGGATTATGACCGTTACGAAACAGAGTATGTGCTTCGGGCATCCGATCTGATGAGCGGTCGAATGTTCGCGGACAATGTGAGCATTGCCGGCTACAAGCTGGACCTGCAGGGTACGCAAAACTCAGTATGGGGAAAAGAAATGGGCCGTCCTGACAAATATGGCATGCCACTGCGCTCTTTCCTTTCGAAGGGATACGCAAACGTCATCGTGGCCGGCAAAAATGTAGGTGCCGCCGGAATTGCATACGGAAGCGCTCGAATTCAGCCGAATACGTCGATCGCCGGTGAGGTTATCGGTTATCTGCTCGGCTATGTAGAGGAAGGCTTGCTTCCTCTCACAAGACTTACCGATATTCAGATGGCGGAGTTCCAGAAAACACTGAAATCAAGAGGCATCACTGTTACCGGCGTGGAAGGAAGAAATAAACAAAATGATGTGGACGATGGTATTCGGGTGCTGTACGATCGGGAATCGTCTCAGATAAAGTAA
- a CDS encoding GNAT family N-acetyltransferase has protein sequence MELLIDKVDSDRKEILRNLMTLFLHDLSEFIEGINLNSDNGLFEFDVLDMFFDKEGLSPFFINLNGKPIGFILLQSGPYSNQEYADYVLNSFFILRNQRRKGIGKLACNKFFEMYPGRYAISQAQTNTPALKFWKSVYESNGVMPYEKEEIEDGISVVYQYFKTH, from the coding sequence ATGGAGTTACTCATAGATAAAGTAGATTCGGATCGAAAAGAAATATTAAGAAATTTAATGACGTTGTTTTTACACGACTTATCCGAATTCATTGAAGGCATAAATTTAAATTCGGATAATGGGCTTTTCGAATTCGATGTTCTTGACATGTTTTTTGATAAAGAGGGACTATCACCATTTTTTATTAATTTAAATGGTAAACCAATAGGCTTTATTCTATTGCAAAGTGGTCCATATTCAAATCAAGAATATGCAGATTATGTGTTGAATTCCTTCTTTATTCTCAGAAACCAGAGAAGGAAAGGGATTGGAAAATTAGCTTGTAACAAGTTTTTTGAAATGTATCCTGGCAGATATGCAATTAGCCAGGCACAAACCAACACTCCAGCCTTAAAATTTTGGAAAAGTGTCTATGAATCAAATGGGGTAATGCCTTATGAAAAAGAAGAGATTGAGGATGGAATAAGCGTAGTTTATCAATACTTCAAAACTCATTAA
- a CDS encoding class I SAM-dependent methyltransferase — translation MNELVYKNFYDRCGNLNGWDFSKVRSASEGAKWDFYHEVSQRCKKSDILLDIGTAGGEALLSIAEVALLLVGIDISVGMLDAASVNLESSRISNVRILQMDSDKIDFPNGFFNIVSSRHAPINAEEVARVLVDDGIFLTQQVSEDDKINIKQAFERGQLFGIQDGTLKNKYITELREAGFHDIQGFDYDVTEWYKSYEDLIFLLKHTPIIPNFGQSENDFALLEKFIGKHQTNKGIMTNSKRFMIIARK, via the coding sequence ATGAACGAATTAGTGTACAAGAACTTTTACGATCGCTGTGGAAACTTAAATGGATGGGACTTTAGCAAAGTCAGGTCTGCATCCGAGGGAGCAAAATGGGATTTTTATCATGAAGTTTCCCAAAGATGCAAGAAATCGGACATATTGTTGGACATAGGTACTGCTGGTGGGGAAGCTTTGTTGTCAATCGCTGAGGTAGCTTTGCTATTAGTGGGAATTGACATTTCGGTTGGAATGCTTGATGCCGCAAGTGTTAACTTGGAATCCTCAAGGATTTCCAATGTACGTATTTTGCAAATGGATTCTGACAAAATAGATTTCCCCAATGGTTTTTTTAACATTGTATCTTCTCGTCATGCACCAATTAATGCGGAGGAAGTGGCTAGAGTCTTAGTAGATGACGGCATATTTCTAACGCAGCAAGTAAGCGAAGATGATAAAATCAACATCAAACAGGCTTTTGAAAGAGGTCAGTTATTTGGTATTCAGGACGGGACGTTAAAAAATAAATATATTACAGAATTACGTGAAGCAGGGTTTCATGATATTCAAGGTTTTGATTATGACGTAACGGAATGGTACAAATCTTACGAAGATTTAATATTCTTACTGAAGCACACTCCGATCATTCCGAACTTTGGGCAAAGTGAAAATGACTTTGCTTTACTTGAAAAATTCATCGGGAAACATCAAACGAATAAGGGGATCATGACCAATTCAAAACGCTTCATGATCATTGCAAGAAAATAA
- a CDS encoding phosphotransferase family protein translates to MIKLSEGRTAEIFEQGLGKILKLYRNEFPVEAIRYEYEVNQIVAFLGIPSPRVYDLIDFEHRKGIVFERIEGSTMLRMIVQHPNELYRLTKEFAELHYHIHKYELDVERNGRSPVLKQKVVLARNIQNAAQLSNDVKKEIIDYLEQLPDGNCLCHGDFHPENAMIGELNWVIDWMTGMVGNPAGDVARTLLLFRFGTLPDDAPKSVKDALQLMRDKINEIYLEHYLTFSDLQFSDIDEWMLPIAAARLSEWIPDQEKALLLNLIEERLS, encoded by the coding sequence ATGATAAAGCTTAGCGAGGGTCGAACAGCTGAAATTTTCGAGCAAGGACTGGGGAAAATTTTAAAGCTTTATCGGAACGAATTTCCTGTGGAAGCAATCAGATATGAATATGAGGTAAATCAGATTGTCGCCTTCCTTGGAATCCCTTCGCCCAGAGTGTACGATTTAATCGACTTTGAACATAGGAAAGGTATCGTGTTTGAACGGATCGAGGGCTCAACTATGCTTCGTATGATTGTTCAACATCCTAACGAACTATATCGTTTAACAAAAGAGTTTGCTGAACTACATTATCATATTCATAAATATGAACTAGATGTAGAGAGAAATGGAAGATCGCCCGTCCTAAAACAGAAAGTGGTATTAGCCCGTAATATACAGAACGCAGCACAACTCTCGAATGATGTGAAGAAAGAGATAATTGATTATTTGGAACAACTACCAGACGGAAACTGTCTATGCCATGGTGATTTTCACCCGGAGAATGCCATGATCGGTGAGCTTAATTGGGTAATCGATTGGATGACTGGAATGGTCGGTAATCCTGCCGGTGATGTCGCACGCACTCTACTCTTATTCCGTTTTGGTACGTTGCCTGATGATGCCCCAAAGAGCGTTAAAGATGCACTTCAACTGATGAGGGATAAGATAAATGAAATATATTTGGAACATTATCTTACATTTTCTGATCTGCAGTTCAGCGACATTGATGAGTGGATGTTGCCGATTGCAGCGGCTAGACTATCGGAATGGATTCCTGATCAGGAGAAAGCACTGCTGTTAAACTTAATTGAAGAACGATTAAGCTAA
- a CDS encoding 2,4'-dihydroxyacetophenone dioxygenase family protein, whose product MNSLIEEAVIKLAEKFQLPERIVNIEELPWIPFTDNHSCYFKPLRFDLNTGTWIYLFKIKSNQVLGRHRHTGGSVIGYNIQGKWRYEGREWVAVPGTFIFEPPGDIHTLITEDEEVVTLFILGGSLQYFDENDHIIGQDDIYTVLNKYRVFCELHGIQTRDDLIF is encoded by the coding sequence ATGAATTCCCTTATTGAAGAAGCAGTAATAAAACTCGCAGAAAAATTTCAGTTGCCAGAACGTATAGTTAACATTGAAGAATTGCCTTGGATACCGTTCACTGATAATCACTCTTGTTATTTCAAGCCTTTACGCTTTGATCTAAACACCGGAACATGGATTTATTTATTTAAAATTAAGAGCAATCAGGTTTTGGGAAGACACAGACACACTGGTGGATCGGTAATTGGCTATAATATTCAAGGTAAATGGAGATACGAAGGGCGCGAATGGGTGGCTGTTCCGGGTACCTTTATATTTGAACCACCAGGCGACATTCATACCCTGATTACAGAAGACGAAGAAGTAGTCACTCTTTTCATATTGGGGGGTTCTCTTCAATATTTTGATGAGAACGATCACATTATCGGACAAGACGACATTTATACCGTCCTAAATAAATATAGAGTTTTTTGCGAATTACATGGGATTCAAACTAGAGATGACCTTATTTTTTGA
- a CDS encoding stalk domain-containing protein, which produces MKKFVLGLICGIGLTATTAVYASDMIQAYLFPAKLEINGQSKELDSEYKILNYNGHAYFPIRFIAENLELGVKYSSMDNIISIMKEPTQIDEYAHKVWLIQYKLNVGQNQNYVKNILGEPSVVIMDDLQQEVWWRYDISAKPNYKYNQVQDFDIKGLENGDLNAQLYIKWLKQEKIEDISLGYTKGKDAQRRIYFHYVLPDGSTPGGLYE; this is translated from the coding sequence ATGAAAAAGTTTGTTTTAGGTCTAATTTGCGGCATTGGTTTAACCGCAACAACCGCTGTTTATGCGTCTGACATGATACAAGCGTACTTATTTCCAGCTAAACTTGAAATCAATGGACAAAGCAAGGAATTAGATAGCGAGTACAAAATTTTGAATTATAATGGTCATGCCTATTTTCCTATTCGATTTATTGCAGAAAACTTAGAATTAGGTGTTAAGTATTCGTCCATGGATAACATTATTTCTATTATGAAAGAACCAACTCAGATCGATGAATATGCTCATAAGGTATGGCTAATTCAATATAAATTAAATGTGGGACAGAATCAAAATTATGTGAAAAATATTTTAGGAGAACCATCAGTAGTCATTATGGATGACTTACAGCAGGAAGTATGGTGGAGATATGATATTTCTGCAAAACCTAATTATAAATACAATCAAGTGCAAGATTTTGATATCAAAGGTTTGGAGAATGGGGACCTTAATGCCCAGTTGTATATTAAATGGTTAAAACAAGAAAAAATAGAAGATATTTCTTTGGGGTATACAAAGGGAAAAGACGCACAAAGACGAATTTACTTCCATTATGTTCTTCCTGATGGATCGACTCCTGGTGGATTGTACGAGTAA
- a CDS encoding N-acetyltransferase: MLNIRKSNKTDQEFLVLIDLKNDGYTLSDVVDMTEQNKEEHSKKIEGFLTDSDKGVFVIEDSASNKPIAMIMYSIANRDSVYPWKTIYNELDRNLFQIDGRFIEIFQLWVHPSYRRLGLATKLKLKLEEEAQNHKVNLIYTHTEETNNHVIELNKKIGYQEVRRGPIWDEVIRVSLIKQLS; the protein is encoded by the coding sequence ATGCTAAACATACGAAAATCTAATAAAACTGACCAGGAGTTTTTAGTTCTAATTGATTTAAAAAATGATGGGTACACACTTTCGGATGTAGTTGATATGACAGAACAAAATAAAGAGGAACATAGTAAGAAAATAGAAGGATTTCTCACTGACTCAGATAAAGGTGTGTTTGTTATTGAGGATTCTGCTTCCAACAAACCAATTGCAATGATAATGTATTCCATAGCAAATAGGGATTCCGTGTATCCGTGGAAAACAATTTACAACGAATTAGACAGAAACCTATTTCAAATTGATGGGCGGTTTATCGAGATATTTCAATTATGGGTTCATCCAAGTTATCGAAGATTAGGATTAGCGACTAAGCTAAAGCTCAAGTTGGAGGAAGAAGCTCAAAATCATAAAGTTAATTTAATTTATACACATACAGAAGAAACAAATAATCATGTCATCGAGCTAAATAAAAAAATTGGTTATCAAGAGGTTCGCCGTGGGCCAATTTGGGATGAAGTAATCCGAGTAAGCCTGATTAAGCAATTAAGCTAA
- a CDS encoding IS110 family transposase: MEVVIERACGMDIHKDNITACILTSKGKEIQTFSTKTVFLLQLIDWIKQHECTHVAMESTGVFWKPIVNLLEAEGIEFLVVNAQHMKALPGRKTDVKDSEWIAKLLRHGLLKASFIPDRNQRELRELVRYRRSIIEERARQNNRIQKVLEGANIKLGSVVSDIMGVSSRDMLRAIADGEDDPEKLANFARRTMKRKKDDLELALQGYVHPHQRLMIKTILTHIDFLSEQIEMLDQEVATRVTPFHDDVERLDSIPGIATRMAEQILAEIGTNIKKQFPSAAHFCSWAGLVPGHNESAGKRKSVKAKNGNKYLKSALVEAAHSVAASRNYLGAMYRRTAARKGKKRAAINVAHAMLRIAYYLLTRKEIYVDLGEEYFDKQKQQSIVKYAVRRLESLGYSVTISEVS, translated from the coding sequence ATGGAAGTTGTCATTGAACGAGCATGCGGTATGGATATTCATAAGGACAACATTACAGCATGTATTCTCACTTCGAAGGGAAAGGAGATTCAAACGTTTTCAACGAAAACTGTATTTCTATTACAGCTCATCGATTGGATTAAACAACATGAATGTACTCATGTTGCGATGGAAAGCACAGGGGTATTTTGGAAGCCTATTGTCAATTTACTTGAAGCTGAAGGAATTGAATTTTTAGTGGTGAATGCTCAGCATATGAAAGCACTGCCTGGACGTAAAACAGATGTCAAAGATTCGGAATGGATTGCCAAGCTTCTTCGTCATGGACTCCTCAAAGCAAGTTTCATTCCAGATCGAAATCAACGGGAGCTTCGAGAACTTGTTCGGTACCGTCGCAGTATCATTGAAGAAAGAGCTAGACAAAACAACCGAATTCAAAAAGTGCTAGAAGGAGCAAATATTAAGCTTGGCTCAGTTGTGTCCGATATTATGGGCGTTTCTTCTCGTGATATGCTGCGTGCAATTGCAGATGGTGAAGATGATCCTGAAAAACTAGCGAACTTCGCTAGACGCACCATGAAGCGAAAAAAGGATGATCTTGAACTTGCTCTTCAGGGTTATGTGCACCCTCACCAACGCCTAATGATAAAAACCATTTTAACTCACATTGATTTCTTAAGTGAACAGATCGAGATGCTAGATCAAGAAGTCGCTACAAGGGTAACCCCATTCCATGACGACGTCGAACGTTTAGATTCGATTCCTGGTATAGCCACTCGAATGGCGGAACAAATCTTAGCGGAAATCGGGACGAATATAAAAAAGCAGTTTCCGAGCGCTGCGCATTTCTGCTCCTGGGCAGGACTCGTACCTGGACATAACGAAAGTGCAGGAAAGAGAAAATCTGTCAAAGCCAAAAATGGAAACAAATATCTGAAATCTGCCTTAGTTGAAGCAGCCCATTCTGTTGCAGCGTCAAGAAACTACCTCGGCGCCATGTATAGACGTACAGCAGCGCGAAAAGGAAAAAAACGAGCAGCCATCAATGTGGCTCATGCAATGTTAAGAATTGCCTACTATCTCTTAACTCGTAAGGAAATTTATGTTGACTTAGGTGAAGAATACTTTGACAAACAGAAGCAACAATCTATTGTAAAGTACGCGGTTCGACGACTAGAAAGCTTAGGTTATTCTGTGACCATTTCAGAAGTCTCTTAA
- a CDS encoding GNAT family N-acetyltransferase: MDFSINLYERPTRFGDPITQKINQLINSLTGIWFTEDVAEDTCKDLMFQDLLCAESDGQVTSFIVFKSAEGSISISLMGTDPRYHRKGIGSKLLLHLLEHVKKMGFNKIVALTVPPSSKPVYQQTVQFYEKHGFKIEKEYTELWQSGTIQLVKILNSHEN, from the coding sequence ATGGATTTTTCAATAAATCTATACGAGAGACCTACTAGATTTGGTGACCCTATTACGCAAAAGATTAATCAATTAATAAATTCATTGACTGGTATTTGGTTTACAGAGGATGTTGCAGAAGACACATGTAAAGATTTAATGTTTCAAGATTTATTGTGTGCTGAGAGTGATGGACAAGTTACATCTTTTATAGTCTTTAAGAGTGCAGAAGGCTCAATTTCTATTTCATTAATGGGTACTGACCCGAGATACCATCGCAAAGGGATCGGTTCCAAATTGTTATTGCATTTGTTGGAACACGTAAAGAAGATGGGCTTTAATAAAATTGTTGCTTTAACGGTGCCGCCAAGCTCGAAGCCAGTGTATCAGCAAACTGTTCAATTCTATGAAAAGCATGGATTTAAAATCGAAAAGGAATACACTGAGCTATGGCAGAGTGGAACAATTCAGTTGGTGAAAATCCTGAACTCCCATGAAAATTAA
- a CDS encoding metallophosphoesterase: MYVTGDLHGYIDIGKLNSKRFPINRDLSKDDYVIIAGDFGLVWDNKNDELYWRKWLARKNFSTLFIDGNHENFQLLNSYPVENWNGGNVHRISESIIHLMRGQIFTIKGYKIFTFGGAQSHDKEYRKENVNWWPEEMPSLEEYHEGIKNLERHKWEVDFVITHMCPTSTLLILNESNNTGIHEDQLSDYLEQIKERLSYKKWYFGHFHRDMELPNKQKLIYKSIEELPNNDSR, from the coding sequence TTGTACGTAACTGGTGATCTTCATGGGTATATAGATATTGGTAAATTGAATTCCAAGCGATTTCCCATTAATAGAGATTTAAGTAAAGATGACTACGTAATAATTGCTGGAGATTTTGGACTTGTATGGGACAATAAAAATGATGAATTATATTGGAGGAAATGGCTAGCTCGAAAAAACTTTAGTACTTTATTTATTGACGGAAATCATGAGAATTTCCAGTTGCTTAATTCTTACCCTGTAGAGAATTGGAATGGTGGAAACGTACATCGAATAAGCGAAAGCATTATACATTTAATGCGAGGTCAGATTTTTACTATTAAGGGATACAAGATATTTACTTTTGGTGGAGCTCAATCTCACGACAAAGAGTATCGAAAAGAGAATGTTAATTGGTGGCCAGAAGAGATGCCATCACTAGAAGAGTACCATGAAGGAATTAAGAATCTAGAGCGGCATAAATGGGAGGTTGACTTCGTAATCACGCATATGTGTCCTACATCGACCTTGCTGATACTAAATGAATCTAATAATACTGGTATTCATGAGGATCAGTTAAGTGATTACCTTGAGCAAATAAAAGAACGCTTATCTTATAAAAAGTGGTATTTTGGTCACTTTCATAGAGATATGGAATTACCAAATAAACAAAAACTTATCTACAAGTCAATAGAAGAGCTTCCCAACAATGATTCACGATAA